In Nostoc sp. UHCC 0926, a single genomic region encodes these proteins:
- a CDS encoding dipeptide epimerase — translation MQINVKLFTVNKRFPLTISRGTTAQTTNVWVRLSHDGIEGWGEASPFGVGNHRQSTDTIKDALQQVVPLLQAFSPLQRQQIEQVLTQNQVPSSVKAALDIAMHDWLGKRVGLPLWQIWGLDRNTIVPTSVTIGINSPEGARARARDWLQFTDVHLFKVKLGSPDGIDADKKMLLAVREEAPLPELFVDANGGWSLEDAIAMCNWLANLGIKYVEQPLLRGQEKSLAKLKEHSPMPIFVDESCFTSSDIPDLANYVDGINIKLMKSGGLTEAMRMVHTARAYGLQVMFGCYSDSSLANTAALQLAPLADYLDLDSHLNLIDDPFTGALLKEGKVLPNDLPGLGVQHSASAT, via the coding sequence ATGCAAATAAATGTAAAATTATTTACAGTAAACAAGAGATTTCCGTTGACCATTAGTCGAGGCACAACGGCACAGACAACGAATGTATGGGTGAGGCTCTCGCATGATGGGATCGAAGGCTGGGGGGAAGCATCGCCATTCGGTGTGGGTAATCATCGGCAATCAACTGATACAATCAAAGACGCCCTACAGCAAGTTGTGCCTCTGTTGCAAGCATTCAGTCCCTTACAGCGGCAGCAAATTGAGCAAGTTTTAACACAAAACCAGGTTCCTTCTTCTGTGAAAGCGGCGTTGGATATAGCAATGCACGACTGGTTGGGTAAGCGCGTAGGATTACCCTTGTGGCAAATTTGGGGACTCGATCGCAACACCATAGTACCAACTTCAGTCACAATTGGGATTAATTCGCCTGAAGGTGCCAGGGCTAGAGCGCGAGACTGGTTACAATTTACTGATGTCCACCTTTTCAAGGTGAAGCTAGGTAGTCCAGATGGCATAGATGCAGATAAAAAAATGCTACTAGCAGTGCGAGAAGAAGCACCATTACCAGAATTATTTGTTGATGCCAACGGAGGTTGGAGTTTAGAAGATGCGATCGCAATGTGCAATTGGCTGGCTAATTTAGGTATAAAGTATGTAGAACAGCCATTGCTACGCGGACAGGAAAAAAGTTTAGCAAAACTCAAAGAACACTCTCCCATGCCCATCTTTGTCGATGAAAGTTGCTTCACAAGCTCCGATATTCCTGATTTGGCAAACTACGTGGATGGCATTAATATCAAACTGATGAAATCAGGGGGACTAACCGAGGCAATGCGAATGGTACATACAGCGCGAGCCTATGGATTGCAAGTAATGTTTGGTTGCTACTCTGACAGTTCGCTAGCTAATACAGCAGCATTACAGCTAGCGCCACTAGCTGATTATTTAGATTTAGACAGTCACCTTAACTTAATTGATGACCCCTTTACGGGTGCATTGCTAAAAGAAGGGAAAGTTTTGCCAAACGATTTACCAGGTTTGGGGGTACAACACAGTGCGTCTGCCACTTAA
- a CDS encoding NUDIX hydrolase, producing MTDLKKWKTLKSKMVLDHYWCKVRQDEIELPNGKIIDDYFVSIKPDVAMVLPITSSREIIFVRQYRHAIGEFFLELPAGNFDPTKESAEVAAIREFTEETGYIPQEFRKIGTLYDKPSKDTNQIHLFLAENMSKVGEQQLDITEEIEVVLIPVESVLDKIIQGEISVAGTVAALLLGLQYLTY from the coding sequence ATGACCGACTTAAAAAAATGGAAGACTTTAAAATCAAAAATGGTTTTAGATCATTACTGGTGTAAGGTAAGGCAAGATGAAATAGAATTGCCCAATGGAAAAATTATTGATGATTATTTTGTCAGTATTAAACCAGACGTTGCAATGGTTTTACCTATAACTAGTAGTAGAGAAATTATTTTTGTCCGGCAATACAGACACGCCATAGGTGAATTTTTCTTAGAACTGCCAGCAGGGAATTTCGACCCCACAAAAGAGAGTGCAGAAGTAGCAGCAATTAGAGAATTTACAGAAGAAACTGGTTATATTCCCCAAGAATTTAGAAAAATTGGAACTTTATACGATAAGCCGAGTAAGGATACCAATCAAATACATTTATTTTTAGCAGAGAATATGAGTAAAGTTGGAGAGCAACAACTAGATATTACAGAAGAGATTGAAGTTGTATTAATTCCTGTAGAATCAGTTTTAGATAAAATTATTCAGGGAGAAATTTCTGTAGCGGGAACTGTAGCGGCTCTCTTATTAGGTTTACAATATCTCACTTATTAA
- a CDS encoding RNA-guided endonuclease InsQ/TnpB family protein, which produces MLVFKFKAYGKSAQLCKINDAIRTAKFIRNSCIRLWMDVKGTGKNDLQKYCAVLAANFPFANELNSMARQASAERAWSSISRFYDNCKKGIPGLKGYPRFQKDCRSVEYKSTGWKLADNRKSITFTDKKGIGKLKLKGTRDLHFYQINQIKRVRLVKRADGVYVQFCIDVERSENIEPTGNTVGLDVGLKEYYTDSDGTMVENPKFLRIGEKVLKRSQRRVSRKIKGSKNRSKARQILGKRHLKISRQRKDHAVKLARCVVQSNDLIAYEDLRIKNMVKNHCLAKSINDASWYQFRVWIEYFGKVFKRVTVAVNPQYSSQECSSCGETVKKTLSTRTHVCQCGCVMDRDENAARNILSRGLGTVGHIGTSALDVGNTCGDETSTLVGANLQEQVMS; this is translated from the coding sequence ATGCTTGTTTTTAAGTTTAAAGCTTATGGGAAGTCAGCGCAATTATGCAAAATAAATGATGCAATTCGGACTGCAAAGTTTATTCGTAATAGCTGTATTCGGCTATGGATGGACGTTAAAGGCACAGGTAAAAATGATTTGCAAAAATATTGTGCTGTACTTGCGGCTAATTTTCCCTTTGCTAATGAACTTAATTCAATGGCTAGACAGGCTTCTGCTGAAAGAGCATGGTCTTCTATCTCTCGGTTTTATGACAACTGCAAGAAGGGTATTCCGGGTTTAAAGGGGTATCCTCGATTTCAGAAAGATTGTCGATCTGTTGAGTACAAATCGACTGGATGGAAGCTTGCAGATAATCGTAAATCAATAACTTTCACTGACAAAAAAGGTATTGGAAAGTTAAAACTCAAAGGTACTCGTGATTTGCACTTCTACCAAATTAACCAGATTAAACGGGTGAGGTTGGTGAAACGTGCGGATGGTGTGTATGTTCAATTTTGTATTGATGTAGAACGTTCCGAGAATATAGAACCGACTGGTAATACGGTTGGTTTAGACGTTGGACTTAAGGAATACTACACCGATTCAGATGGAACGATGGTTGAAAACCCAAAGTTCCTGCGTATTGGTGAAAAAGTTCTCAAGCGTTCACAACGTCGAGTTTCAAGAAAGATAAAAGGTTCAAAGAATAGAAGTAAGGCTAGACAAATTTTAGGTAAACGCCACCTCAAAATAAGTAGGCAACGTAAAGACCATGCTGTGAAATTAGCACGGTGCGTAGTTCAGTCTAACGACTTGATAGCCTATGAAGATTTGAGGATTAAGAATATGGTGAAAAATCACTGTTTAGCCAAGTCTATAAATGATGCATCTTGGTATCAGTTTCGTGTCTGGATTGAGTACTTTGGTAAAGTATTCAAGCGTGTCACGGTTGCGGTTAATCCGCAATATAGTAGCCAAGAATGCTCTAGCTGTGGTGAAACTGTTAAGAAAACTCTATCTACTCGAACCCACGTTTGTCAGTGTGGATGCGTAATGGATAGAGACGAAAACGCAGCTAGAAATATCCTTAGTCGAGGATTGGGTACGGTAGGGCATATCGGAACCTCTGCGCTAGACGTAGGCAACACTTGCGGAGATGAAACCTCTACTCTTGTTGGTGCAAACCTGCAAGAGCAAGTTATGTCTTAG